Proteins from a single region of Streptomyces griseiscabiei:
- a CDS encoding nitronate monooxygenase: MSSALTDLVPLPIVQAPMAGGVSVPQLAAAVSEAGGLGFLAAGYKTADGMYQEIKALRALTARPFGVNLFMPQPEHAEPAAVEVYAEQLAGEATWYDAELGDPDSGRDDGYEAKLAVLLDNPVPVVSFHFGCPTPEVIDSLARKGTLTLVTATSAEEAQAVERSGAHAVIVQGVEAGGHQGTHRDDPERDRAGIGLLSLVAQVREAVALPVVAAGGIMRGGQIAALLTAGASAAQLGTAFLATAESGAHAVHKRALTDPLFVRTELTRAFSGRPARGLVNRFLREHGPYAPVAYPEVHHLTSPLRKAAAKAGDAQGMALWAGQGHRMARELPAGELVELLVAEITAARAGSEGR; encoded by the coding sequence ATGTCCTCCGCACTGACCGATCTCGTCCCGCTGCCGATCGTGCAGGCCCCGATGGCGGGCGGTGTATCCGTGCCGCAGCTGGCCGCCGCCGTGTCCGAGGCCGGCGGGCTGGGGTTCCTCGCCGCCGGGTACAAGACCGCCGACGGGATGTACCAGGAGATCAAGGCGCTCCGGGCACTCACCGCACGCCCCTTCGGCGTGAACCTCTTCATGCCGCAGCCGGAGCATGCCGAGCCCGCCGCCGTCGAGGTCTACGCGGAGCAGCTCGCCGGTGAGGCCACCTGGTACGACGCCGAGCTGGGCGATCCCGACAGCGGACGCGACGACGGCTACGAGGCCAAGCTCGCCGTGCTGCTCGACAACCCGGTGCCCGTGGTGTCGTTCCACTTCGGCTGCCCGACCCCCGAGGTCATCGACTCCCTCGCCCGCAAGGGCACCCTCACCCTGGTCACCGCGACCTCGGCGGAGGAGGCACAGGCCGTGGAGCGGTCCGGGGCGCACGCCGTGATCGTGCAGGGCGTCGAGGCCGGCGGCCACCAGGGCACCCACCGCGACGACCCCGAGCGGGACCGCGCCGGGATCGGCCTGCTGTCGCTCGTCGCGCAGGTCCGCGAGGCCGTGGCCCTGCCGGTGGTCGCGGCCGGCGGCATCATGCGCGGCGGCCAGATCGCCGCCCTCCTCACGGCGGGCGCGAGCGCGGCCCAGCTGGGCACCGCGTTCCTCGCCACCGCCGAGTCCGGCGCGCACGCCGTGCACAAGCGGGCGCTGACCGACCCCCTCTTCGTCCGCACCGAGCTGACCCGGGCCTTCTCCGGCCGCCCGGCCCGTGGCCTGGTCAACCGGTTCCTGCGCGAGCACGGCCCGTACGCGCCCGTCGCCTACCCCGAGGTCCACCACCTCACCTCGCCCCTGCGCAAGGCCGCCGCCAAGGCCGGGGACGCGCAGGGCATGGCGCTGTGGGCCGGGCAGGGCCACCGGATGGCCCGGGAGCTGCCCGCCGGGGAACTGGTCGAGCTGCTGGTCGCCGAGATCACCGCCGCGCGGGCCGGGAGCGAGGGGCGATGA
- the dnaJ gene encoding molecular chaperone DnaJ, producing MATDYYAVLGVRRDASQDEIKKAFRRLARELHPDVNPDPKTQERFKEINAAYEVLSDPQKKQVYDLGGDPLSQAGGGGAGGFGAGGFGNFSDIMDAFFGTASQRGPRSRTRRGQDAMIRLEIDLDEAAFGTTKDIQVDTAIVCTTCSGEGAAPGTTAQTCDMCRGRGEVSQVTRSFLGQVMTSRPCPQCQGFGTIVPNPCPECAGDGRVRSRRTLTVKIPAGVDNGTRIQLAGEGEVGPGGGPAGDLYVEIHELPHSTFQRRGDDLHCTVTIPMTAASLGTKVPLETLDGLEEVDIRPGTQSGQSIPLHGRGVTHLRGGGRGDLIVHVEVQTPTKLDPEQEGLLRQLAALRGEERPTGQFQPGQQGLFSRLKDAFNGR from the coding sequence GTGGCCACGGACTACTACGCCGTGCTCGGCGTGCGCCGCGACGCGTCCCAGGACGAGATCAAGAAGGCGTTCAGGAGGCTCGCTCGCGAGCTGCACCCGGACGTCAATCCCGATCCGAAGACCCAGGAGCGGTTCAAGGAGATCAACGCCGCCTACGAGGTGTTGTCGGACCCGCAGAAGAAGCAGGTCTACGACCTCGGCGGCGACCCGCTGTCCCAGGCGGGCGGCGGGGGCGCGGGCGGCTTCGGCGCCGGTGGCTTCGGCAACTTCTCGGACATCATGGACGCCTTCTTCGGTACGGCGTCCCAGCGCGGCCCGCGCTCGCGTACGCGCCGGGGGCAGGACGCGATGATCCGGCTGGAGATCGACCTCGACGAGGCGGCCTTCGGCACGACGAAGGACATCCAGGTCGACACCGCCATCGTCTGCACGACGTGCAGCGGCGAGGGCGCGGCCCCGGGGACCACCGCCCAGACCTGTGACATGTGCCGCGGTCGCGGTGAGGTCTCGCAGGTCACGCGGTCCTTCCTCGGCCAGGTCATGACCTCCCGGCCCTGCCCGCAGTGCCAGGGCTTCGGCACGATCGTCCCCAACCCGTGCCCCGAGTGCGCGGGCGACGGACGGGTGCGGTCGCGGCGGACGCTCACGGTCAAGATCCCGGCCGGTGTCGACAACGGCACACGGATCCAGCTCGCCGGCGAGGGCGAGGTCGGGCCCGGTGGCGGTCCCGCCGGTGACCTCTACGTCGAGATCCACGAGCTGCCGCACTCGACGTTCCAGCGGCGCGGCGACGATCTGCACTGCACGGTGACGATCCCGATGACGGCGGCGTCCCTCGGTACGAAGGTGCCGCTGGAGACGCTGGACGGGCTGGAGGAGGTCGACATCCGGCCCGGGACGCAGTCCGGGCAGTCGATTCCGCTGCACGGGCGCGGTGTCACGCATCTTCGCGGCGGTGGGCGCGGGGATCTGATCGTCCACGTCGAGGTGCAGACGCCGACGAAGCTGGATCCCGAGCAGGAGGGGTTGCTGCGGCAGCTCGCCGCGCTGCGGGGTGAGGAACGGCCCACGGGGCAGTTCCAGCCCGGTCAGCAGGGGCTGTTCTCCCGGCTGAAGGACGCGTTCAACGGGCGCTGA
- the hrcA gene encoding heat-inducible transcriptional repressor HrcA has product MLSERRLQVLRAIVQDYVGTEEPVGSKALTERHNLGVSPATVRNDMAALEDEGFIAQPHTSAGRIPTDKGYRLFVDKLAGVKPMTPPERRAIQNFLDGAVDLDDVVARTVRLLAQLTRQVAVVQYPSLTRSTVRHVELLALAPARLMLVLITDTGRVEQRLVDCPAPFGETSLADLRARLNSKVAGRRFTDVPRLVEDLPEAFDVEDRGTVATVLSTLLEALVEESEERLMIGGTANLTRFGHDFPLTIRPVLEALEEQVVLLKLLGEAGDSGMTVRIGHENAYEGLNSTSVVSVGYGSGGEAVAKLGVVGPTRMDYPGTMGAVRAVARYVGQILAES; this is encoded by the coding sequence GTGCTCAGTGAACGCAGGCTGCAGGTGCTGCGCGCCATCGTCCAGGACTATGTGGGCACCGAGGAGCCGGTCGGTTCCAAGGCGCTCACCGAGCGGCACAACCTCGGCGTCTCCCCGGCGACCGTCCGCAACGACATGGCGGCGCTGGAGGACGAGGGCTTCATCGCCCAGCCCCACACCAGCGCGGGCCGCATCCCCACCGACAAGGGGTACCGGCTCTTCGTCGACAAGCTGGCGGGCGTCAAGCCGATGACCCCGCCCGAGCGGCGCGCCATCCAGAACTTCCTGGACGGCGCGGTCGACCTCGATGACGTCGTGGCGCGGACCGTGCGGCTGCTCGCGCAGCTCACCCGGCAGGTGGCCGTCGTGCAGTACCCGTCGCTCACACGGTCGACGGTGCGGCATGTGGAGCTGCTGGCGCTGGCCCCCGCCCGCCTGATGCTCGTGCTGATCACGGACACGGGACGGGTGGAACAGCGGCTGGTGGACTGCCCGGCGCCGTTCGGAGAAACGTCACTCGCGGATCTGCGCGCCCGGCTGAACAGCAAGGTCGCGGGCCGCCGGTTCACCGACGTGCCCCGGCTGGTCGAGGACCTGCCGGAGGCGTTCGACGTCGAGGACCGGGGGACGGTCGCGACGGTGCTCTCCACCCTCCTCGAAGCACTCGTGGAGGAGAGCGAGGAGCGGCTGATGATCGGCGGAACCGCCAATCTCACCCGCTTCGGTCATGACTTCCCCCTCACGATCCGGCCCGTTCTGGAAGCCTTGGAGGAACAGGTCGTCCTCCTCAAGTTGCTTGGCGAGGCGGGGGATTCGGGCATGACCGTACGCATCGGTCATGAGAACGCGTATGAGGGACTCAACTCCACGTCCGTCGTCTCCGTCGGCTACGGTTCGGGCGGCGAGGCAGTAGCGAAGCTGGGCGTGGTCGGACCTACGCGCATGGACTATCCGGGAACGATGGGAGCGGTACGAGCGGTGGCACGGTACGTCGGACAGATCCTGGCGGAGTCTTAA
- a CDS encoding MBL fold metallo-hydrolase has protein sequence MTVSWEECGWQGLTPRVGRCRLPGWDCTVGLVAGGGAALMIDSGSSLREGARLRGEACRLLGGARVTHLALTHPHFDHVFGAAAFSGVEVFGAVGVDGVLARDRDALHTDAVRHGLPPADATEAADLLVLPRHSVSGEWTLDLGGGVRVLLANVGPGHTGHDLAVLVSEGAREVVFCGDLVEESGEPQAGPDAIPSRWPAALDRLLALGGEDALYVPGHGAVVDAAFVRAQRDALARRFGVSD, from the coding sequence ATGACGGTGTCTTGGGAAGAGTGCGGGTGGCAGGGATTGACGCCGCGGGTCGGGCGGTGCCGCCTCCCCGGCTGGGACTGCACGGTCGGGCTGGTGGCCGGGGGCGGTGCGGCCCTCATGATCGACTCCGGGTCGAGTCTGCGGGAGGGCGCGCGGTTGCGCGGCGAGGCGTGCCGGCTGCTCGGCGGCGCCCGTGTGACACATCTCGCGCTCACCCACCCCCATTTCGACCATGTCTTCGGCGCGGCGGCGTTCTCCGGGGTGGAGGTCTTCGGCGCGGTGGGCGTCGACGGCGTCCTGGCCCGTGACCGCGACGCCCTCCACACGGACGCCGTGCGCCACGGCCTCCCCCCGGCCGACGCCACCGAGGCGGCCGATCTTCTCGTCCTCCCCCGCCACTCTGTCTCCGGCGAGTGGACGCTCGACCTGGGCGGCGGCGTCCGGGTGCTGCTGGCGAACGTGGGCCCCGGCCACACCGGTCACGACCTGGCGGTCCTGGTGTCGGAGGGCGCCCGGGAGGTGGTGTTCTGCGGTGACCTGGTCGAGGAGTCCGGCGAACCGCAGGCGGGTCCGGACGCGATCCCGTCCCGCTGGCCGGCCGCCCTGGACCGGCTCCTGGCCCTCGGCGGCGAGGACGCGCTGTACGTCCCCGGGCACGGGGCGGTGGTGGACGCGGCGTTCGTCCGGGCCCAACGTGACGCGCTGGCCCGCCGCTTCGGCGTGTCGGACTGA